The Camelus bactrianus isolate YW-2024 breed Bactrian camel chromosome 13, ASM4877302v1, whole genome shotgun sequence nucleotide sequence GCCAGGCCCAGGCACAGGCAGAAGCAGAGACGCTGACAAAGCCGCTGGCTGGGTCTGCTTCCGTGACACATGTCAGCCCATGTTCCCGAGGCTCACACACCTGTCTATGCAGGTATGCGGGTGTATGAAGCCTGCACACTCATCTGCCTACATGTGGTGGGGCATGTGTGCACATCTGTGTGTGGTGCAATGAGTGTGCTGGAGGTGGTGAAGAGAGGCTCTCCTAGGTTTGTGCCTCAGGCCACtctcattagctgtgtgacctcgggaaagttacttcacttctctgagcctaaGATTCCTGCGCTGTAAAATTGGGACAATACTCACATTGCCTGTGTCGGGCATAGCACAGCTGGGAGACTAAGTAACGCCCAGTACTGTGCCTGACCCATGTTCAGCGCCTCAAAACATTCTCCCTCTCTATGAATTAAGGACGTGcatatgaatgtgtgtgtctgtgggggtGACTGTGGGTGAGCTCACACACATGGATTCACTGGCCTTTTCTGAACAAAGGGAAGCCACTGTCCCGCCATGCCTTGGCATTATTTCTATAGCAGGAGGGACAGGGCGGTGCTGAGACACCGTCTTCTCAACCCCAGCAGCCTAGGCAGGAGGGTGACTACGCAGCCATTAGTGGGGACCACCGCCAGCCAGCTGAGGAGCAGAGTGGGGCACAGGCTGAGTGCGGGgatgagggcagagctgggagcccGGGCACTGATGGGCAGCTGGGCAGGTGACCAACCTTTGAGGCCAGGCCCTGCTGGGGATGGGGATGCTGGGAACAACTGTGAAAGTCTGCCCTGGGCGAACAGGATGGTGGTAAAAACAAGgcctgcaaattcagacttaGTTTCAAACCTGGGCTCTGCCACTCCCTGAGTCTAACCTTCCCTGAGTAACTGAAtctccctgagtctcagtttctccctctgtgaaatggggatgatgcTACTGTGTACCTCACAGGGGGTGTGTGAGGATACACAGCTTGGCCAGGGGCTCAGCCAGTGTGGTGCTGGACCAGCTCAGACCTGTGTGTGTTTCTTCCCAGCTCCACATTCAGTAAGGTCTGGGTAGCTTAAAATTGGCCACAGTGGGAGTTTATAACACAGAAACGAGCAAACAGCACAAATCAGGGGTTTGGGGGTTTTTCCCACCTGGAGGGCCAGTGACCAACATGTCATTGGGCTCCAAACACAACAGCACTCAACAAACAGTAGTTTACATTCATGAACATAAACCTGAATGAAGCGAAAGGGGAGTCGGGGCTACAGGCCACACCTGGGACAGCTTTACTGCACGGAATATTGAAAAACACTAGATCGGGAAAGACGAAGTGGCAGCTGGGCTGCCGGGGTGGAGCTGAGACGGCGCACCTGGTCTATGTGCTGCCAggcagcagctgtcagcaccACTGGActgaagccagaaaaaggaaggcGTAGCATTCACACGCTGGGGGAATGAGAAACGGTTTGAACTCCCAAACCAGTGTTCCTGTCTGCTGAAGTACCAGAGGGCAGGTCAAAGAGCACTGGGCCAGGAGTCCAGAGACATActgctgtgtgcccttgggcaagtcgcCTTCCCTCTCTGCACTGCTTTTCTCATCAGCACAGTTGGGAGATGAAATCAGTCTCTGGTTCCTACCACATCCAAAACCCTGTGTAACCCTCAGGCACTGGTTCCCAACCAGGGGCGGTTCTGTCCTCCAGGGAACCTTTGacaatgcctggagacattttggttCTCACTCCTGGGAGGCGATGCTACCGGCATCTGTGAGGGAGAGGCCAGCGACATTGCCGAGCAGCCTGCAATGCACCGGACAGCCCCTCAAGACAAAGAATTATCAGGCCCCAAACATGAATACAGCTGAGGCAGAAAAACCCTGTCCCAGCAGGACAGGGGACATGGATGGAAGGCTTTGGactcttgtttcctcatctgtaaaactgggtaAAAAAAACCTGCCCTGCCTACTGGGTGTGGGGTTGCAGCAGACACAGTGCATTACATCACCCCACACTCATTTCCAAGCCCTCTCCCAGGTCCTCCTCCACTGTAAAGGCTAGGAAAGCAAAGCACCccgtttcccagcctcccttgcaccATCTGGCCAGAGAcataagacaaagaaataaaaggagaagtcTACCCAGGGCTTCTAGGAAAGCATGTAGTTCCCTGTAAAAGGGAGCATGGCTGTCCTGGAtgttttcccctcttcttcctgcctcaaACCTGGAGGTCACGTTTGCAGTGGTGATCACCATCTTACGACGACATAGatcaaaagcaagaaaacaaaggaCAACACACTAAAGATGGCAGAGCCTGGGGTCCTGCTGGCCTCATGGAAGAGTGCAACTCAACCACTCCAGCTGCTGTCGGCCCCTTGACTTCATGGTATGAGAGAAAATAAAGCCCTTTTAGGTCACCCTTAAGTTTTTGGTTACTTGCTGCCAAATGCCTTCCTGACGGCGAACTGATAAAATACTACATCAGTGTTTTGTTGCTAGCAAAAATCCTGCACAGACCCTGCTTCATAAAAAAGATCAGAGGTGAGCTGCTGTGGCTGAAGTTGGGGGAGGACTCAGGGCCCTGGCCTCCACCTCAACCCTAGAGATGACCCCCAGCCAGGGCCCTTTGGGGAACGCCAGGTTACCCCAGCACTCAGTTTGAAAACCACGGCTCCGTGAGGAAGTGCTTTGTTAAACATCACGGAGCTGCTGAGAACCGGTGCCAGCTGGGTGAAAAGCACCACCTCGCAAGCTGGGCTGAGGAGACACTGTCCCCATTGAATGGTGAGGAAACAGAGCCATGAGCAATTTCACGTCCGCCCAAGGTCACACCGTGCGTCCGTGACCACATGCCTACCACTGACAGCACTAGCCCCCTGCTCCCTGATGTGGCCTTTCACACTCACAGTCTCCTTTATTAGCCCATGGAGGGTGTGGCCGGCCTTTCCTCAGCCTCCTAGGGCTCTGCACCCTCCCTGAAACTGGACAGACCATCCGATAGAACTCACTGCTTCCCATGGGACAACCCAGCCCAGCAGGAAGGGgaccaggggaggaggagggggaaggcagaggggcACTCACCACCTTGGCGTCTCCTTGCAGGCAGAAGGGCTTCTCTGCAAAGAGAGGGGGAAAGTCAGAGAGTGACTTCCTCAGGCCATGTCTGTTCTTACTAGGAGGGAGCATGGGGCCCAAAGAGAAGCAGCCCCAAGGGAAGCAATTATCTCCCGACAAGGTACACAGAAGCCCCTATACCTGAGTCTCCAGCTGGCCCGACACTGCTCCACtcccccccgccgccccccacCATTCTTCAGCCCCTGCCCCGCTTTGCTCAGACCATGCCCTCTGCTTTGCATGCCTTTTCTTTCCTGCTCTCCTGTCCCCACCAAAATCTTGCCCAGCTCATATGTCACCTGCTAGGGAAGGCCTGAATCCCCCAGGATTCCCAGACAAGAATCTTGGACTCCTGCCCTCTGGGATAAGCCTTGATGGTGTCCTGCCTTTCAGGAGGTAAGTCATGGGAAGTGCCTTCCGCCCCAGGCTCTATGCTCCTAAGAACAGGGACTACCATGCCCAGCTCTGTCCCACCCAGAAGGCTGTGCCCAGTGCTGGACGCACAGGAGGTGCCCCAGAAAAGCTTCCTGAACCAATGAGTGAATAAAcggatgaaagaaggaaggaacggAATCTTACTTTTCTTCTGGGTCATGATGACACAGTTCACGACGACTAATATTAGCACACCCAAGGCTGTCACACCCACAATCAGtcctggaaggaaaagaaaagcttgaAACAGCTGCAAAATGCAAACTGAAGTGTACCAGGGGTTCCAGGTCCAGTCAGGTCAGGGCAGGTCATTCAACAACCAAAGATGACTGGGGCTGTTGCAGGCGAGGGGCAAGCCCCATCCAGAGGCTCTCAAATTCAATTACAAAGCAGACAAACCAGAATCCGTGGACCAAACAAAATACGTCTGTGGGCCACACTCAGCTGAGGGCCACGAGTCTGAGACTTCTAGGCTGAGGTAGTCCTAACCCCCGAAGGAAGGCCCATGAGGTGACCTGGCCTAGGCCACTGTCTTTACAGCTTAATGGGTTTGTCAGAAATAGCAACCAGGAGACCATCTCCACTTTCAAATAAAACGCTGACCCTACCTCTCCCCACCCAGGAACTCGCAGTGGCATTACCAAGTCTTGGGAGAAGGAGATTTCAACGCCACGTGCACCCCTGGCTGCAGCACAGGATCCAGCCCCTAGCAGGCTCTCGGTAAGACTccgagagaggagggaggaagggaggaagagaggaagaaaaaaaggatgaaaggGCCCTCCTGTGACTCACCAATTGGAAGAGAGATGTTCCCGGCGTTCTGCCCTTCAACTGGGGAACTTGGATGACTTGGGACCATCAGGAGTGGGAGGGAGGTACTTGgggctgtgctgggccctggagtTGGCTCCGCGTGTTGGGATCTCGTGGGGGCTGGGCCGGGGACCACTTTCTGGGTAGGGAGCACAGACGTGCAGACAGCATCCATCCTTGCGGTGCCAGGGATGACTCCCGAGCTACAGCTGACGGGGAGGAGGCTTGGTCAGGGGGCAACAGAGGACCGAGGGGCTCAGGGTAGCTGGGCTCACTCGCAGGAGCCAGGCCAGCGCGCAGGAAGCCCGGCAGCTGGGCTAGGGGAGTGAGTTCCTGTGCCACGCCCTCTTTCAAGActgtcccttcccttcctgtcCCCACCCGACTTTTCCCAATGCCTCCCACCCAGTCTTGACTTCCAAGGCAAGGCTCCTGTTCACTGTGCTGTCTGTCCAGGGACCAACCCACTGTCAGATAAACCAGTCCTGGTGTTGAACAGGGCTCAGCAATGCCTCAACCCAAGGGAGTAACTGGGGGGATTCCAGGCATGGTGGCGCGGCTGCTTTGCGCTCCAGGCCTCATGATCGTCCAGGgacagcacccccaccccacctctgttCCTCCAGAAGCAAAGGACTCAGCTACTCACATCTGGTGGGGCCTGCAAGTATCTGTGGACGATGTGGTGTTGGAGAATGTCCCCGGGGCACAGGGAGCGCACAGGACATCTGATGTTGCCGTTCCTTCAGGGAGAAATCGGAAACTGTCACCAACTCAGATACTCCATGGAACAGGTGGGCCCTGGCTCCAGGGGAACTGGACCAGGGAAGTCTCAGGGGCCCGCGGGGTTCCGTCTGCACCTCTACCCCATGAAACACACacgcatgcgcgcacacacacccacacacagacacacccacacacacacacacacacacagagctgggcAGCTTGCCCTTAACTAATTGTAGTGACTTCATCTTCCACCTCATTTCCCCATAGCTTGGGGCTTAATGTGATCCATCTCGGACTCCCCAGGGCCTAGCACGCAGTAGGTGCCTAACCAGAAgtgctggagggaagagtgaattGGGACGGGTGGACAGATGGGTAACAGGCACCTGGCCGCCACTGACGTTCCCAGGAAGGAGAGGCCTAAGGGGGTCCCCAAGGACCACTGGCCCCGTACCCGGTTTGGCCACGCCGAAGCCAGGGCCACATTTGCGCAGCGGCACGCACAGCCGgcacccctcctgcctccccagtgTGCAGTACCAGCCCGGTTTGCAGGTGCAGATGCGGTTCTGTTTTGGAGTGCAGGCTTGAGTTTCTGTCTGGTCTACAGGAGCAAGAAGACAGCCAAGGGTCATTCCTGCCTCCACCGGCCCTGCCCGCCACCATGCCCACCCCATCTCCCCAACCAGCCCCACCAACCACAGAGAGCTCTGATCTCCAGCAGACAGGTGAACTGCCCTCAGCACGGGGCAAAAAGACAATCTGTCACAGGGTCTCCATCCCAGCATGAGCGAGCATGCCTGCTTTCCGAGGCCCAACCTCCTCAACCCTACAACAGGGGGCACAGTTTTCCCACTGCTGCCCTTGGCCGGCCTGCCCCCTGCCGAGATAGAGGATGAGGATGCCTTTAATAAACAATAAAGCGCTGTGCATGCACTCTCAGGCAAAGGGGCTGGAGGGCATGGTGGCCAGGGAAGGATGCCAGGACCACCACCCCTCTCTCTGGGCGACTCACCGGAGCTGCAGCGGGAGTTACAACTAAAGCACGCGGGAACCAAGTTCCAGAGCTGGGTGTATGTGCTCTTCTCGCAGGGTTCACACACCGTGTCTGTGGTCTTGTTGCATAAGGATTGCACGCGGTGGCCTGAGAAAGCAAGGCCAGGAGTCTCAGTGGGGTGGTGGCGGGGAGGGTTTGGGGCTCATCCTCTGTCCCTCAGAGCCCCAGGGTTCTGGGTCCGCCTGGGAAGGATGGGAGCTTTTGACTTCTGCATCAACTGATCTCCCATCAAGCGTGGACCAGCTGTCACTCCATCTCTGAACCCCTCAGTGCTCATAAAATATCTTCCCCTCTGCTCTCTTCGGATGCCTGGGATTCCACCATTGGACCTGTCCTATTAGTCAATGACACTTTAGTGAGAACTGGTTTGTCAGCTCCTTTCTTCTTTATAGTAGGCTAAAATTCTCCAGCtgggaaaggttaaaaaaaaaaagtgggggtggGCACGAGTAGCCATCCCTGGTATCCTATCAAGAATGAAGACACAGGACTCCCGAAGGCCTGCAAAGAAGGCATGCCAGTGGCTGGTAGAACACGAAGGCAAACCTTTAAGAAGTTTCTCTTCTGAGCATCTGCCCCCATTTTCATCCTGCCATCTTCACTGCTGGGCCAATCTAGTAACTTCTTACCAAGACCTTGccagttaagagaaaaaagaagagtcaCTCCCTCTGGGGCCTCTTTAAATGGCCATGGGAGGTGTTAGGTACGTATGTGCCTATC carries:
- the TNFRSF1B gene encoding tumor necrosis factor receptor superfamily member 1B isoform X2; amino-acid sequence: MALAALWAALALGLQLWASGRAVPAQAVFLPYVPEPGSLCRLQEYYDTRVQMCCSKCPPGHRVQSLCNKTTDTVCEPCEKSTYTQLWNLVPACFSCNSRCSSDQTETQACTPKQNRICTCKPGWYCTLGRQEGCRLCVPLRKCGPGFGVAKPGTATSDVLCAPCAPGTFSNTTSSTDTCRPHQICSSGVIPGTARMDAVCTSVLPTQKVVPGPAPTRSQHAEPTPGPSTAPSTSLPLLMVPSHPSSPVEGQNAGNISLPIGLIVGVTALGVLILVVVNCVIMTQKKKKPFCLQGDAKVPHLSADKARDAPGPEQQHLLTTAPSSSSSSLESSASATDRRAPTRSQLQAPGAETAGGAGEAQAGSGGSEPSSGGHGTQVNVTCIVNVCSSSDHGFQCPSQASSTTGDTDTSPSGSPKDEQVPFSKEECPLQSQLGVPETLLQSPEEKPLPLGVPDAGMKSS
- the TNFRSF1B gene encoding tumor necrosis factor receptor superfamily member 1B isoform X1; the protein is MALAALWAALALGLQLWASGRAVPAQAVFLPYVPEPGSLCRLQEYYDTRVQMCCSKCPPGHRVQSLCNKTTDTVCEPCEKSTYTQLWNLVPACFSCNSRCSSDQTETQACTPKQNRICTCKPGWYCTLGRQEGCRLCVPLRKCGPGFGVAKPGTATSDVLCAPCAPGTFSNTTSSTDTCRPHQICSSGVIPGTARMDAVCTSVLPTQKVVPGPAPTRSQHAEPTPGPSTAPSTSLPLLMVPSHPSSPVEGQNAGNISLPIGLIVGVTALGVLILVVVNCVIMTQKKKKPFCLQGDAKVPHLSADKARDAPGPEQQHLLTTAPSSSSSSLESSASATDRRAPTRSQLQAPGAETAGGAGEAQAGSGGSAEPSSGGHGTQVNVTCIVNVCSSSDHGFQCPSQASSTTGDTDTSPSGSPKDEQVPFSKEECPLQSQLGVPETLLQSPEEKPLPLGVPDAGMKSS